In a single window of the Bacteroidia bacterium genome:
- the lptB gene encoding LPS export ABC transporter ATP-binding protein, translated as MRLRAENIVKRYKSRTVVKGVSFEVKQGEIVGLLGPNGAGKTTSFYMIVGMIKPNSGSVFLDDREITDEPMYKRAQLGLGYLPQEASVFRKLSVEDNIRAILEMTALPKSAQQGKLESLLNEFGLQHIRKNIGDRLSGGERRRTEIARCLAVDPKFILLDEPFAGVDPIAVEDIQQVVAGLKRRNIGILITDHNVHETLSITDRAYLLFEGSILKAGTAEELAGDEQVRRVYLGQNFELRKPANQEGQ; from the coding sequence ATGAGACTTAGAGCAGAAAATATTGTCAAGCGCTATAAATCCCGAACGGTGGTTAAGGGAGTTTCTTTTGAAGTGAAGCAAGGTGAGATTGTAGGGCTATTGGGACCGAACGGTGCTGGAAAAACAACTTCCTTTTATATGATTGTAGGAATGATCAAACCGAACAGCGGTTCGGTTTTTCTGGATGATCGCGAGATTACGGACGAGCCGATGTACAAACGGGCACAACTCGGGCTTGGATATCTTCCACAGGAAGCAAGTGTTTTCCGTAAGTTAAGTGTTGAGGATAATATACGGGCGATTCTTGAAATGACTGCTCTTCCCAAATCAGCCCAGCAAGGGAAACTTGAATCGCTGCTGAACGAATTCGGATTACAGCACATACGGAAAAATATCGGGGATCGCTTGTCGGGAGGAGAGCGGAGACGGACCGAAATCGCGCGATGTCTGGCAGTAGACCCTAAATTCATTTTGCTGGATGAACCTTTCGCCGGCGTTGATCCGATAGCAGTGGAGGATATTCAGCAAGTGGTTGCCGGACTTAAGAGGAGAAACATCGGAATACTTATCACAGACCATAACGTGCATGAGACGCTCTCGATCACAGACCGCGCGTACCTGCTTTTTGAAGGAAGCATACTCAAGGCAGGAACGGCTGAGGAGCTGGCGGGAGATGAGCAGGTTCGCCGCGTTTACCTGGGCCAGAATTTTGAACTGCGGAAACCGGCGAATCAGGAAGGTCAGTAG
- the tatC gene encoding twin-arginine translocase subunit TatC has protein sequence MSEPKKEMSFLQHLEALRWHLVRSVVVIMMLAVVAFLYPQILFDKVILGPSEESFVTYRAICKFSHWAGKGDELCVGEFAFSLKNINMSGQFFSHMWISFLAGLVLGFPYLLWEIWRFVKPALKDREIQYVRGFVFYASFLFFTGVLFSYFIIAPLTILFLGNYQVSPLIGNEITMDSYISTITNLTFATGIVFELPIVVYFLTSIGLLGPAFMRRYRRHALVVILIISAFITPSPDISSQVMVAIPLYCLYEISIFVSRYVENKQRKAG, from the coding sequence ATGAGCGAACCAAAAAAGGAAATGTCTTTCCTCCAGCACCTGGAAGCCCTGCGATGGCATCTGGTTCGCTCAGTAGTGGTAATCATGATGCTGGCGGTGGTGGCGTTTCTGTATCCGCAGATTCTCTTCGATAAGGTTATTCTCGGACCCAGTGAGGAAAGTTTTGTTACCTATCGCGCCATCTGTAAGTTTTCACATTGGGCAGGGAAAGGCGATGAACTGTGTGTCGGAGAGTTTGCCTTCTCACTCAAGAATATCAATATGTCGGGACAGTTCTTCTCCCACATGTGGATATCATTCCTTGCCGGACTGGTACTTGGCTTTCCCTACCTTCTTTGGGAGATCTGGCGATTCGTTAAACCGGCATTGAAGGACAGGGAGATTCAGTATGTCAGGGGTTTTGTCTTTTATGCCTCGTTCTTATTTTTCACCGGTGTGCTTTTTAGTTATTTTATAATTGCTCCTCTGACCATTCTCTTTCTCGGGAATTACCAGGTTTCGCCGCTCATCGGAAATGAGATAACCATGGATTCCTATATCTCCACCATCACCAACCTCACTTTTGCAACGGGCATTGTGTTCGAACTTCCCATTGTGGTTTATTTTCTTACCAGCATCGGGCTCCTCGGTCCGGCTTTTATGCGACGATACCGGAGGCATGCCCTCGTGGTAATCCTGATTATTTCCGCGTTTATCACCCCTTCACCCGACATTTCCTCCCAGGTGATGGTCGCCATCCCTCTCTATTGTCTCTATGAGATTTCGATCTTCGTTTCACGATACGTGGAAAACAAGCAGAGGAAAGCCGGATGA
- a CDS encoding tetratricopeptide repeat protein has protein sequence MHKSVYFSLGWVLALGMLFTAYSGHFENPFHFDDDHTIVSNTAIRDPGNIPSFFTDATTTSSLPANQGYRPLLTALNTVDYTIQEKVKQASIADSTSSAATLERMLSPGWASKPVSYRQQNINPFFFHLHIFLSFILLGILMYFFLKYIFDAALPHSLNRWAALAGTTFYWVHTANAETMNYIIARSDSASTTALMASLVFFLCFKKPWNLALSLLLFILAVFIKEPSVTGVALLPLLLFFFREDHSLPDILTAKGIKSLGRPLLSTLAYGLIALLFVLLSRRYTPPGWNAGDPGFFSYVGVQPAVMLHYFKNFIWPSELSADTDWTAVFSWKDPRIYTGLAFIAVMFYLAWHFSKERVTRPITYGILWFFIALLPTSLVPLGEVMNDHRVFFPYIGLVLSLTWFIALHFYKRKEQMISTGPRAALLLSLALIYGAHLAGTRQRAAVWSSAETLWKDVTEKSPGNGRGWMNYGNTLMARGDYEGAWQQYVKASEILPYYSYLKINMGVLKGFTGFAQEAEGYFLDALRLDMNNPECYYYYAQFLMLQDRIADALRFNEKGLKVSPQHTNLLQQQQQLTIMNTLQQDSRLDKAIKDAAASPGIDTYLALSYEFYMAGKYEQSIRAAEEALKFDADSDRAWNNICSGYNALKDWGKAIAAGKKALELNPDNPYARNNLALALAAKDSTVKKP, from the coding sequence ATGCACAAGTCGGTCTATTTCTCTTTGGGATGGGTTCTTGCACTCGGCATGCTTTTTACGGCCTATTCGGGTCATTTTGAGAATCCTTTCCACTTCGACGACGATCACACCATTGTTTCAAACACCGCTATTCGTGACCCCGGCAACATTCCGTCGTTTTTCACCGATGCAACTACCACCAGTTCGCTGCCTGCAAACCAGGGATACAGGCCCCTGTTGACAGCACTCAATACCGTAGATTATACCATTCAGGAGAAGGTTAAGCAAGCGAGCATTGCCGATTCCACTTCCTCGGCGGCTACCTTGGAAAGGATGTTGTCGCCGGGATGGGCATCCAAGCCGGTCAGTTACCGGCAGCAGAACATCAATCCTTTCTTCTTTCACCTGCATATTTTTTTAAGCTTCATTCTGCTGGGCATCCTGATGTATTTTTTTCTGAAATATATTTTTGATGCGGCCCTCCCCCACTCGCTGAACCGCTGGGCTGCTCTCGCCGGAACAACTTTCTACTGGGTTCACACCGCGAACGCAGAAACCATGAATTACATCATTGCACGGTCGGATAGTGCAAGTACCACGGCCCTGATGGCTTCGCTGGTTTTCTTCCTCTGCTTTAAAAAGCCCTGGAACCTGGCTCTATCTCTCCTGCTTTTTATCCTGGCCGTATTTATCAAGGAACCATCGGTGACAGGAGTTGCTCTTTTGCCCTTGCTGCTCTTTTTTTTCAGAGAAGATCATTCCCTTCCCGACATTTTAACTGCCAAAGGAATCAAATCGCTCGGCCGGCCTTTGCTTTCCACACTTGCGTACGGATTGATAGCTTTGCTTTTCGTTCTGCTCAGCCGCAGGTATACTCCCCCCGGGTGGAATGCGGGAGATCCTGGCTTTTTTTCTTATGTAGGTGTACAGCCGGCGGTAATGCTTCACTATTTCAAAAACTTTATCTGGCCATCAGAGCTTAGCGCGGACACCGACTGGACGGCGGTGTTCAGCTGGAAAGATCCGCGCATTTATACCGGATTGGCTTTTATAGCCGTGATGTTTTATCTGGCCTGGCATTTTTCCAAAGAAAGGGTAACCCGCCCGATCACTTACGGTATCCTGTGGTTTTTCATTGCCTTGCTGCCGACCAGCCTTGTGCCCTTAGGAGAGGTAATGAATGACCACCGGGTATTCTTCCCGTACATCGGACTGGTTTTGTCTCTCACCTGGTTCATTGCGCTGCATTTCTACAAGCGAAAGGAACAGATGATTTCCACCGGACCACGGGCGGCTCTGCTTCTTTCCCTTGCCTTGATTTATGGTGCCCACCTGGCCGGCACCAGGCAACGCGCAGCGGTTTGGTCATCGGCCGAAACTTTATGGAAAGACGTCACCGAGAAAAGTCCCGGAAACGGCAGAGGCTGGATGAATTACGGAAATACCCTGATGGCACGAGGCGATTACGAAGGGGCATGGCAACAATATGTGAAAGCATCTGAAATACTGCCTTACTATTCGTACCTCAAAATCAATATGGGAGTACTGAAGGGTTTTACCGGATTTGCACAGGAGGCGGAAGGGTATTTCCTCGATGCGCTGCGTCTGGACATGAATAACCCGGAATGTTACTATTACTATGCTCAGTTCCTGATGCTACAGGATCGCATAGCGGACGCCCTTCGTTTCAACGAGAAGGGTCTGAAAGTAAGTCCGCAGCATACTAATCTGCTCCAGCAACAGCAACAACTCACGATCATGAACACCCTGCAGCAGGATTCCCGGCTTGATAAAGCGATCAAAGATGCCGCCGCTTCTCCGGGTATCGATACCTATCTTGCACTCAGCTATGAGTTCTATATGGCAGGAAAATACGAGCAAAGCATCAGGGCGGCGGAAGAGGCGCTGAAATTTGATGCAGACTCGGATCGCGCCTGGAATAACATCTGTTCAGGGTATAATGCGCTTAAAGACTGGGGGAAAGCCATTGCTGCCGGCAAGAAGGCGCTCGAACTTAATCCGGACAACCCATATGCCCGTAATAATTTAGCCCTTGCCCTTGCCGCAAAAGACAGCACGGTTAAGAAGCCCTGA
- a CDS encoding carboxypeptidase-like regulatory domain-containing protein, producing the protein MGLAAQVTKVTGKVVDAETREGLPFVNVVFRKTKLSTTTDFDGKYSISASVPVDSLVVSYIGYVRYAVAVKRGQSQVINIELKSDVKTFDAVNITPGENPAHKILRKVWANKEKNDKDALEAYEYEVYNKVEFDLNNIPKEYKDKKALKPVKFIFDYIDSTNAKEKPYLPLFISESLSDYYYQKSPRKKKEVIKASRISGLQNEESVTQFMGDMYQNVNLYDNNFEVFAKTFVSPISENGILFYKYYLIDSVYIDGVRCYHIQFKQRRKQECVFNGNMWIADTAFALKRVEMSLPDDVNLNYVNTLSFIQEYGKAPSGRWMLVKDRIIVDFAIREKKTGFYGRKTTSYKNFILDQPRPDDFWTFGENLFVEKDAAEKTEEYWKNARHDSLSKNEQQIYHMVDTIQSLPIYKSWETILVTAVGGYWVKGPVELGPYYKILSFNSIEGLRLRVGGRTSNDFSRWVEINGFAAYGFDDEKFKYNAEFKSFITKNPRQIVYLNYKDDYEVLGQSWNAFTPDNIISSLFRRTPLTNMTRVQQGMLTWEYEPFDGWNNKLYLVNRNMTPLGTMKYIAFNDNFTRDTLSGITTSEIRIRTRFAYDEKYLEGTFLRTSTGTKYPVLSVAASFGIKGVMNGDYEYQKLVVNVTDRFYINPFGYVDYIVEGGQVFGKVPYPLLELHGGNETYVYDTYAFNMMNYYEFASDRYLTVQMFHHMGGFLFNKVPLLRKLKWREVFTVKALIGEVSSKNLNVFEFPATLNQLNNGPYYEVSAGVENVFKIFRFDALWRLSYVDDGYRTRYESSSKSRVPVFGIRGAMQFIF; encoded by the coding sequence ATGGGTTTGGCAGCTCAGGTAACCAAGGTGACCGGAAAGGTGGTGGATGCCGAAACGCGGGAAGGGCTGCCTTTTGTGAATGTGGTTTTCCGGAAGACCAAGCTGTCGACCACCACAGACTTTGACGGGAAATATTCTATTTCAGCCTCAGTTCCGGTAGACTCTTTGGTGGTATCCTATATCGGGTATGTGCGTTACGCGGTGGCAGTGAAAAGAGGACAATCACAGGTGATTAACATTGAATTGAAAAGTGATGTAAAAACGTTTGATGCCGTTAACATCACGCCAGGTGAGAATCCCGCTCACAAGATTCTGAGGAAAGTATGGGCGAACAAAGAAAAGAACGATAAAGACGCACTGGAGGCGTACGAATACGAGGTGTATAATAAAGTGGAGTTTGACCTGAACAATATTCCGAAGGAATATAAAGACAAAAAGGCGTTAAAGCCGGTAAAGTTCATCTTCGATTATATTGACAGTACCAACGCCAAGGAGAAGCCTTACTTACCACTATTCATTTCCGAATCGCTTTCGGATTATTATTACCAGAAATCACCACGTAAGAAAAAAGAGGTGATCAAAGCCAGCCGCATTTCCGGTTTGCAGAACGAGGAGAGCGTGACACAGTTCATGGGAGATATGTATCAGAATGTAAATCTCTATGACAATAATTTTGAGGTGTTTGCCAAAACATTCGTTTCTCCGATCTCCGAAAACGGAATACTCTTTTATAAATATTACCTGATCGATTCAGTATACATTGATGGCGTCAGGTGTTATCATATTCAGTTTAAACAGAGAAGGAAGCAGGAATGTGTGTTCAATGGTAACATGTGGATAGCCGATACTGCCTTTGCTCTTAAACGCGTGGAGATGTCGCTGCCCGATGACGTGAACCTGAACTATGTAAATACACTAAGCTTCATTCAGGAATACGGAAAGGCTCCTTCCGGAAGATGGATGCTGGTCAAGGACAGGATCATCGTGGATTTTGCGATCCGTGAAAAGAAAACAGGATTTTACGGGCGAAAAACAACTTCCTATAAGAATTTTATCCTGGATCAGCCCAGGCCGGATGACTTCTGGACTTTTGGTGAAAATCTTTTTGTAGAGAAGGATGCAGCGGAGAAAACGGAGGAATACTGGAAGAACGCCAGGCATGATTCTCTTTCAAAAAATGAGCAGCAGATCTATCACATGGTGGACACCATCCAGAGCCTGCCTATTTATAAATCCTGGGAAACGATTTTGGTGACGGCCGTGGGAGGCTACTGGGTAAAGGGCCCTGTTGAACTCGGTCCGTACTATAAAATTCTCAGTTTTAACAGTATTGAAGGCTTGCGGTTAAGGGTGGGTGGGAGAACGAGTAACGACTTCTCGCGCTGGGTGGAGATCAACGGCTTCGCGGCCTATGGATTTGATGACGAAAAATTTAAGTACAATGCAGAGTTTAAAAGTTTCATTACAAAGAACCCGCGGCAAATTGTTTATCTGAATTACAAGGATGATTATGAGGTTCTGGGGCAAAGCTGGAATGCGTTTACACCGGATAACATCATCTCATCCCTTTTTCGCAGGACCCCTCTTACGAACATGACGCGCGTGCAGCAGGGTATGCTGACCTGGGAATACGAGCCTTTCGACGGATGGAATAATAAGCTATACCTCGTGAACCGGAATATGACTCCCCTGGGAACGATGAAATATATTGCCTTCAATGACAATTTTACCCGTGATACGCTCAGCGGCATCACTACTTCCGAGATCAGAATTCGTACCCGCTTTGCATACGATGAAAAATACCTGGAGGGTACGTTTCTGCGTACCAGTACCGGCACTAAATACCCGGTGCTGTCCGTGGCGGCTTCATTTGGAATAAAGGGAGTGATGAACGGTGACTACGAATATCAAAAGCTGGTGGTGAACGTCACCGATCGCTTTTACATCAATCCCTTTGGCTATGTGGATTATATCGTTGAAGGAGGTCAGGTATTTGGAAAAGTTCCTTACCCTCTGCTGGAACTGCATGGCGGAAATGAAACGTATGTGTATGATACGTACGCATTCAATATGATGAACTATTATGAATTTGCATCGGATCGCTACCTGACAGTTCAGATGTTCCATCACATGGGAGGATTCCTTTTCAATAAGGTTCCCCTGCTCCGGAAGCTGAAATGGCGGGAGGTATTTACCGTAAAAGCACTGATCGGAGAGGTAAGTTCCAAAAATCTGAATGTTTTTGAATTTCCTGCAACACTTAACCAGCTGAACAATGGCCCTTATTATGAAGTAAGTGCAGGGGTGGAGAACGTCTTCAAGATCTTCCGGTTTGACGCGCTCTGGCGTCTGAGTTATGTGGATGACGGGTACCGGACCCGGTATGAATCCAGTTCGAAAAGTCGCGTACCGGTGTTTGGTATACGGGGAGCGATGCAGTTTATTTTCTAG
- a CDS encoding M1 family metallopeptidase, translating into MRTLFLSFLTFIIPVVVCAQSGSSFRSASNPHYWKNRKPFEGYWQQDIHYNIDARVDEQTDVIEGKLILTYWNNSPDELKSVYFHLYQNAFTRGSYYESLNKGNNIQPKFGVYEDKGLGTEIKRLESEGKALNSKLDNTILKVELPRTLASGDSIVIEVDFNTYFQNNTAMRRRMKMFNAYGYKHYDGVHWYPRVCVYDRKLGWDLEQHLEKEFYGDFGSYDVSLDLANNFVLDATGVLQNPDEVLPKSLRDSLDIKRFANKPMYSPPSVITKYKPGIRKVWKFKAVNVHDFAWTADPTYRIGEADWMGIKIIALCQEPHASRWQNAASFTADVIRIYSTDFGMYVYPKMIVADARDGMEYPMLTLDGGEDPGYRDLIAHEVGHNWFFGMIGTNETYRAALDEGFTQFLTCWAMEKIDGLYRVQNLPKNKYVQRHRKPDLIRNSEVYAGYLFDFEYRDEVVLNTQSSMFGTAMRHGGGYRQVYTKTATMLYNLQYVLGDELFLKAMQNYFDDWKICHPYWEDFKASVTRTAGTDLSWFFDQWFDTPKTLDYGITSLKKGKEKGEYQITFVRKGDMQMPIDFAVVLDNDSLVHFHIPNTDFIKETKALVLPKWYGWMRINPEYTATIKVTGKVKDVLIDPTHRLADIWMLDNSKKFPLSYMSDSRIYNMPDWKSYELRSRPEIWYNGFDGVKAGLHFNGSYMGRYRKFESTIWFNTQFGQMTFDSTVHENDFDNISFRFHYSTPTEKISKNSSASFTIHLLDGLNMYQAGFVKKDRKNVNTYYASYKSMIRYAESDLTYLLNKEWLPNMLNNTVTLGMEHPYDYTGGNGTIHLSLRSSTLMSDFNSAAANLTVMNRNKLGKKINLNTRVAVRYSTGTQAPESELYLAGASPEEMMDNKFTRSIGFFPSEWAGYGGDLNHFHHGGGLNLRGYAGYLAPEETGNGGVVHSYRGHSGASVNAELEFDNLFRGKGIPKFFRRKLGRWKFANAMRNTFRINTYLFGDAGVISYSAPGENLMLTDLRADAGLGIALTIKKWAFLETVDPLTIRFDMPLFLNRIPYTETDYFAFRWVLGVNRAF; encoded by the coding sequence ATGAGGACCCTCTTTCTTTCCTTTCTCACCTTTATCATACCGGTTGTTGTCTGCGCCCAGTCCGGCTCTTCCTTCCGGTCCGCTTCCAACCCTCACTATTGGAAAAACAGAAAGCCGTTTGAAGGTTACTGGCAACAGGATATACATTACAATATAGACGCCCGGGTGGACGAGCAAACAGATGTTATTGAAGGGAAACTCATTTTAACCTACTGGAACAATTCGCCCGATGAACTGAAATCGGTTTATTTTCACCTGTATCAGAATGCCTTTACCCGCGGCTCCTATTACGAATCCCTTAACAAGGGAAATAATATTCAGCCAAAATTCGGAGTATATGAGGACAAAGGACTCGGCACAGAGATAAAGCGGCTGGAGTCAGAAGGTAAAGCACTCAACAGCAAACTTGACAATACAATTCTGAAAGTGGAATTGCCCCGAACGCTGGCATCCGGTGATTCCATCGTTATTGAGGTGGATTTCAATACCTATTTTCAGAACAACACGGCCATGCGCCGCCGCATGAAAATGTTCAACGCCTACGGGTATAAGCATTATGATGGCGTGCACTGGTATCCGCGCGTGTGTGTGTATGACCGCAAACTGGGCTGGGATCTCGAGCAGCACCTTGAAAAAGAATTCTATGGTGATTTCGGGAGTTATGATGTAAGCCTGGATCTGGCAAATAATTTTGTATTGGACGCCACCGGTGTTTTACAGAATCCCGACGAAGTGCTGCCAAAGTCATTACGGGATTCACTTGATATCAAACGATTCGCCAACAAACCCATGTACTCACCACCTTCCGTGATTACAAAATACAAACCCGGAATAAGGAAAGTCTGGAAATTTAAAGCAGTGAACGTGCATGATTTTGCCTGGACCGCCGACCCTACCTACCGGATAGGCGAAGCCGACTGGATGGGAATAAAAATTATCGCTCTCTGCCAGGAGCCGCACGCATCGCGCTGGCAAAATGCCGCCTCCTTTACTGCTGATGTGATCAGAATATATTCCACTGACTTTGGCATGTATGTTTATCCGAAAATGATCGTAGCAGACGCGCGCGACGGAATGGAGTATCCCATGTTAACGCTGGACGGCGGCGAGGATCCGGGGTACCGTGACCTGATTGCCCATGAGGTGGGACATAACTGGTTCTTTGGTATGATCGGAACAAACGAAACCTACCGTGCCGCACTGGATGAAGGTTTCACCCAGTTTCTTACCTGCTGGGCTATGGAAAAGATTGACGGCCTTTACCGGGTTCAAAACCTTCCAAAAAACAAATACGTTCAGCGGCACCGTAAACCCGATCTTATTCGCAACAGTGAGGTTTACGCCGGATACCTTTTTGACTTCGAATACCGGGATGAAGTAGTTCTGAACACCCAGTCATCCATGTTTGGAACAGCCATGCGCCACGGAGGCGGATATCGCCAGGTGTACACGAAAACCGCTACTATGCTCTATAATCTGCAGTATGTGCTCGGTGATGAACTGTTCCTGAAAGCGATGCAGAATTATTTCGATGACTGGAAAATATGCCACCCGTACTGGGAGGATTTCAAAGCTTCCGTAACACGCACTGCCGGAACAGACCTCAGCTGGTTCTTCGACCAGTGGTTTGACACGCCAAAGACCCTTGATTACGGCATTACTTCCCTTAAGAAAGGAAAAGAGAAAGGCGAATATCAGATCACTTTCGTAAGAAAAGGGGATATGCAAATGCCCATTGATTTTGCAGTAGTGCTGGACAACGACAGCCTTGTGCATTTCCATATCCCAAACACTGACTTTATCAAAGAAACCAAGGCCCTGGTACTCCCGAAATGGTACGGATGGATGAGAATTAACCCGGAATATACGGCCACCATCAAAGTGACCGGAAAAGTGAAGGATGTACTGATTGATCCCACTCATCGTTTAGCAGACATCTGGATGCTGGACAACAGCAAGAAGTTTCCACTGAGTTATATGTCAGATTCCAGAATATATAACATGCCGGACTGGAAATCGTATGAACTCCGCTCCCGGCCTGAAATATGGTACAACGGCTTCGATGGTGTAAAGGCCGGTTTGCATTTCAACGGATCCTATATGGGACGCTATCGAAAGTTTGAATCTACCATCTGGTTCAATACCCAGTTCGGTCAGATGACGTTCGACAGTACCGTACACGAGAACGATTTTGACAACATATCCTTCCGATTTCATTACAGCACCCCAACGGAAAAAATATCTAAAAACTCTTCTGCCTCCTTCACTATCCATCTCCTCGACGGGCTCAATATGTACCAGGCAGGCTTTGTAAAGAAAGATAGGAAAAATGTAAATACGTATTATGCCTCCTATAAATCGATGATCCGCTACGCTGAATCCGATCTGACCTACCTGCTGAACAAGGAATGGCTTCCAAATATGCTGAATAATACGGTTACCCTTGGTATGGAACATCCCTACGATTACACAGGAGGTAACGGAACTATTCATCTCAGTTTGCGTTCTTCCACACTCATGAGTGATTTCAATTCGGCTGCTGCTAACCTAACGGTGATGAACCGAAACAAGCTGGGGAAAAAAATCAATCTCAACACGCGGGTTGCCGTACGTTATAGTACCGGCACACAGGCCCCCGAATCGGAATTGTATCTTGCCGGCGCTTCACCGGAGGAGATGATGGACAATAAATTCACACGCTCCATCGGCTTCTTCCCTTCTGAGTGGGCCGGTTACGGTGGGGATCTGAATCATTTTCATCACGGCGGCGGACTTAACCTCAGGGGATACGCGGGGTATCTTGCTCCCGAAGAAACAGGAAACGGTGGGGTGGTTCACTCCTACCGCGGCCATTCAGGCGCTTCGGTAAACGCAGAGCTGGAATTTGACAATCTTTTCCGGGGTAAGGGCATTCCGAAATTCTTTCGCCGGAAATTGGGAAGATGGAAATTTGCCAATGCCATGCGTAATACTTTCCGGATCAACACGTATCTTTTTGGTGACGCCGGTGTGATCTCTTACTCCGCTCCCGGAGAAAACCTGATGCTCACTGACCTGCGTGCAGATGCAGGCCTTGGAATTGCTCTTACAATCAAGAAGTGGGCTTTTCTGGAAACAGTTGATCCGTTAACGATCCGGTTCGACATGCCTCTATTTCTTAATCGTATCCCTTATACAGAAACCGACTACTTCGCGTTCCGGTGGGTGCTGGGCGTGAACAGGGCTTTTTAA
- a CDS encoding polysaccharide biosynthesis C-terminal domain-containing protein yields the protein MSSIQKQGLFNTAFAYLGVMVGFVNILILQPRFLTPEELGLTRMLFSVSIIFGTIFPLGLNGVVIRFFPQFRNRETGNYGFINLIFLTILASFMLFASGLFIFRHELFEGYSKSPLFVEYFMYIFPMTLFAGLISMMNAYAFIIFKSTVPAFLDEIFGRLYQVVILGMYFLHWIDFHTFIVLFSFMYAIQFLILFVYLRKEDRISGKIDWAYMRKQNWKEIRNFTFVIALATLASRSLRQVDVVMVGSDLSGGIPLEEVAVYTIAATIGTIVEVPSNALSKIADSKVSHALHHGDMTLVRGVYYKSARLLSAIGGLLLLGVVVNIHALLQLIGEKYTGGETVVIIMAGSAFFNMMTGLNNSIIFYSRYYITGSLLVLGMVILTLVLNYVLIPRFGITGAAIATATTFSFYNIMKYVIIWAGFGLQPLGKFVPVVLFALAAALGVNYLIPEMENKYIDMALRSVVVSAVYLPVLWFSGVVPELKKLVDILRKKAGSFELFE from the coding sequence GTGAGTTCTATACAAAAACAGGGATTATTCAACACCGCTTTCGCCTACCTCGGCGTGATGGTGGGGTTCGTGAATATCCTGATCCTCCAGCCAAGATTCCTGACGCCGGAAGAGCTTGGACTTACGCGTATGCTGTTTTCTGTTTCCATCATTTTCGGTACAATATTTCCTTTGGGACTGAACGGCGTGGTGATCCGTTTCTTTCCGCAGTTTCGCAACCGTGAAACGGGGAATTACGGTTTTATAAACCTGATATTCCTGACGATACTTGCCAGTTTCATGCTTTTTGCATCTGGGTTGTTTATTTTCCGGCATGAACTCTTTGAAGGATACAGCAAGTCACCTCTGTTTGTTGAGTATTTCATGTATATTTTCCCAATGACCTTGTTTGCGGGTCTGATAAGTATGATGAACGCATACGCATTCATCATTTTTAAAAGTACAGTGCCGGCATTTCTGGATGAAATTTTTGGCCGGTTATATCAGGTGGTGATTCTGGGAATGTATTTTCTGCATTGGATCGACTTTCACACCTTCATAGTACTTTTTTCGTTCATGTATGCGATTCAGTTCCTGATCCTTTTTGTTTACCTGAGGAAGGAAGACAGAATTTCCGGAAAAATCGACTGGGCCTACATGAGGAAGCAAAACTGGAAGGAAATCAGGAACTTTACATTTGTTATTGCTTTAGCTACCCTGGCAAGCCGTTCACTCCGGCAGGTAGATGTAGTAATGGTTGGCTCGGATCTCAGCGGTGGCATCCCGCTGGAGGAAGTGGCAGTGTATACGATTGCGGCTACGATAGGCACCATCGTGGAAGTTCCCTCGAATGCCTTGTCAAAAATCGCTGATTCGAAAGTATCACATGCGCTGCATCATGGAGATATGACGCTGGTACGGGGCGTTTATTACAAATCAGCGCGACTCCTGAGCGCTATTGGAGGATTACTGCTGCTCGGAGTGGTGGTGAACATCCATGCACTGTTGCAACTGATCGGAGAAAAATACACCGGCGGAGAAACGGTGGTAATTATCATGGCAGGATCAGCCTTTTTCAATATGATGACCGGGCTTAATAATTCCATCATTTTCTATTCCCGGTATTATATTACCGGCAGCCTGCTGGTGCTGGGAATGGTGATTTTAACACTGGTGTTGAATTATGTACTGATCCCGCGATTCGGTATAACGGGCGCTGCGATCGCCACGGCAACTACTTTCTCTTTTTATAATATTATGAAGTATGTGATCATTTGGGCAGGCTTCGGTCTCCAGCCCCTGGGAAAATTTGTCCCGGTAGTTTTGTTCGCGCTGGCAGCCGCTCTTGGGGTCAATTACCTGATACCGGAAATGGAAAATAAATACATTGATATGGCACTGAGATCTGTTGTAGTCAGCGCGGTGTATCTTCCGGTCCTGTGGTTCAGTGGAGTGGTTCCGGAGCTGAAAAAATTGGTGGATATCCTTCGAAAAAAGGCAGGATCATTTGAGCTCTTTGAGTAG